The proteins below are encoded in one region of Magnetovibrio sp. PR-2:
- a CDS encoding B12-binding domain-containing radical SAM protein: protein MDHLYIPLANDELAHATAWEEVSGQKLIFDFPSTIGPVLYVKDPIGFSSKMHVSLDWTNGRIAALRQARVVAAVLQLRYPGLTDVDISVQPGADYDVRIQPDGTITITLPDPDSPTPTSRFVAQLKLFQAWDKSTPLCPASPSSLPQVQHEDKPARVLLFRNHYVRSGAPWAYSSATQYLAGAMREANVPFDILDWRLRDGSPQDLKDQITALPHTPNLIAITLFARSELEMNTVIKTIRQVLPNCAVAIGGVAPTLIPEQAAAAMEGADIFVRGEGEDILPELARRLGTRGRDALDDLDVRSLPGTLVFGENVMRSERMTVINQYTQDHVPFDLQSLSAEDLKTGLCIYLTRGCRNYCSFCSAPFHGAVRVPSDKTMQSFFQSVMQRLHEAYDGDIPPGAKNVTFIDDDLFSDIEGVSRMAEIIHQTGLRVCAFQTGIRMINKATRDQIERFFNYDKGTYTHAVDYVYIGVENTVDEELAYLGKGYGYAKIKEALETLKTQRIKDISLYRIDHNSFTTPEYDALNNQRFRELENLYDNVTSEGAGHALNTNHYAPLFLKRLRRDGGEGLVIDDARSVLHKHYPELSLRHFLADVPLLNSPIKQSAE from the coding sequence ATGGATCATCTCTACATTCCATTGGCAAATGACGAGCTTGCCCACGCCACCGCTTGGGAAGAAGTCAGTGGACAAAAGCTGATCTTTGATTTCCCATCTACAATCGGTCCGGTGTTGTATGTCAAAGACCCCATCGGCTTTTCTTCTAAGATGCACGTCAGCCTAGATTGGACCAATGGCCGCATTGCTGCACTGCGCCAAGCCCGTGTTGTGGCCGCCGTTTTGCAATTGCGATACCCAGGCCTTACGGATGTCGACATTTCTGTGCAACCCGGTGCGGATTATGACGTTCGTATCCAGCCCGATGGGACAATCACCATCACACTCCCTGACCCGGACAGCCCAACCCCGACCAGTCGTTTCGTGGCACAGCTCAAACTATTCCAGGCTTGGGATAAGAGCACACCGCTTTGCCCTGCTTCGCCGTCTTCTTTGCCTCAGGTTCAGCACGAAGATAAACCAGCGCGTGTGCTGTTGTTTCGAAATCACTATGTCCGCAGCGGTGCGCCTTGGGCGTATTCCAGTGCAACGCAGTATTTGGCAGGGGCCATGCGTGAAGCAAATGTGCCGTTTGACATCTTGGATTGGCGCTTGCGCGACGGCTCACCTCAAGACTTAAAAGACCAAATCACCGCCTTGCCGCACACGCCTAACTTGATTGCCATCACGTTATTTGCCCGTTCCGAATTGGAAATGAACACCGTCATCAAAACCATTCGTCAGGTCTTACCCAATTGTGCGGTCGCCATTGGCGGTGTCGCGCCAACACTCATCCCTGAACAGGCCGCAGCGGCCATGGAAGGGGCCGACATCTTTGTGCGTGGTGAGGGCGAAGACATCCTGCCCGAGCTGGCCCGGCGTTTGGGCACGCGGGGGCGCGATGCTTTGGACGACCTAGATGTTCGCAGCCTTCCCGGGACTTTGGTCTTTGGGGAAAATGTGATGCGCTCTGAGCGCATGACGGTCATCAATCAATATACGCAAGATCATGTGCCGTTCGACCTTCAATCGCTTAGCGCCGAAGACCTGAAAACGGGACTGTGTATTTATCTCACCCGCGGGTGTCGCAATTATTGTTCGTTTTGTTCCGCACCGTTCCATGGGGCGGTTCGCGTTCCAAGCGACAAAACAATGCAGAGCTTTTTTCAATCCGTGATGCAGCGTTTACATGAAGCCTACGATGGCGACATCCCGCCAGGTGCGAAAAACGTCACCTTCATCGACGATGATTTGTTCAGCGATATTGAAGGTGTCAGCCGCATGGCGGAGATCATTCATCAAACAGGCTTGCGCGTGTGCGCGTTTCAAACGGGCATACGTATGATCAACAAAGCCACAAGAGATCAAATTGAGCGCTTTTTCAATTATGACAAAGGGACCTACACCCACGCCGTGGACTACGTTTACATCGGTGTGGAAAATACGGTCGATGAAGAACTGGCCTATTTGGGTAAAGGATACGGCTATGCAAAAATCAAAGAAGCGCTTGAAACGCTCAAAACACAACGGATCAAAGACATCTCTTTGTACCGTATCGATCACAACAGCTTCACCACACCTGAATATGATGCGTTGAACAACCAACGTTTCCGCGAACTGGAAAATCTATACGACAATGTCACCAGTGAAGGGGCTGGGCATGCGTTGAACACCAATCATTACGCCCCGCTGTTTTTAAAACGGCTGCGTCGCGATGGTGGGGAAGGCTTAGTGATTGATGACGCCCGTTCCGTGCTTCACAAACATTACCCAGAACTGTCTTTACGGCACTTTTTAGCGGATGTGCCCCTCTTAAATTCGCCGATCAAACAGAGCGCCGAATAA